The genome window AGCAGTTCTATGACATTCTTCCAGGAACCACCGCGCCGCGGCTCTGGAATCGGTGTTATCCGGCCATGTCGGATGAACCGCACCGGTGCACGGTCGACAAGCTTCCAGCCTTCAGCAGAGATCTCCAGGATCTTCCAGTCAGACCGTCCAAGGTCGATATAGATCTTGTTGTCATGTTCCGCTATGCGAAGATACGTTTTGTGTACTTCGCGGCTCGCTGCTATTGAATCCAGCAGATCCACGATAGATAAAATATCCTCTTTTCGTGGCGTCTTTCCGAATTTATCATGAAACTTTCTTGTGAGAAAATGCCTGAATGGTGCGGATTTTACAGGATAACTAGCGAAGCCGCTGTTGATGAAGAAGGATACGTAACCAGTTCCTGCACCATCATGCCATAACTCTACGGTTTCTAAAATTTCATTAAGTAACTGGTCTTTCAGTGCTACCTTTTTCTGTGGGGGATCAGATTGATAAGCGCTTTTCAGACTCTTTAGAGCCTCATCACGTGTATATTCATGATCGCCTCGATCACGCACTGCCTGCTGGTACCTAAGCATATATTCGCTAGCGGTGGATGCATCGATTCCATAATTACGCAGCAGGCAAGCGAGCTCAAAGCCGGTGCGGTTCCGGCATCCTGCGATACCGCGCTCGATCGCTGTCTGCAGGCAGTCCTCAGCGATCTTCTGCAGACCGTCGGCTCTTAACACGACTTCGCGCTGTACGTTCTGCAGCCGCTCGATATTCGCATCCAGTCGAGCCTTACCGATATTGTTTTCGGAGAATGAGATACCAAGCCGCTGAAGCTCCTCCACAAGCCACTTAAACGAGACTGTGGCCGGTGGTATGTCCTGGACCATCTTGTAGTCGATCCGCACGCCATCAACCGACTTCCACGAGGGGGGGATGACTTGGTACGTTCGCTGCAGCTTGATCTCGCCCACATGAGCGCCATTTCGATACAGCTTGATCTGTGCGATATCTTGTTTCTTTCCGATTCCCTGCAGAATCTGAGCGATCTCTGTCTCGCTCTCGCTCCATCGCACGAGATATGCCAGCCTGCCTGGTCTGGTCTCCCACGCTGTCGTTTCTGGTATCTGGAGATCTTTTACAGCATCCGGATGATCCAGATCAAGCACCGCGTGCGGATGATTGACAAGAATACCGATATTGCCTTTCTTGCACCACCGCTGCGCTTTCTCGAAGCTATGCGGTTTATTCTGCCATCCTTTCTCTGTCGGTGGATATTTCTTTCCAGCCTCGATAAGCACAAAACCGAGGCCATAAAACGCGGTTGGAACGGTGTTTGATGACTTGTTCGCATCTGTACGATCAGCATTCTTTATATATCCGGACGTCACTGCAATATTCTTGTAGGAACGACTGGCAGATGTCTTGTTCATGAAAATCACCTAAGCACTTGCATCTGTCAGGCCTTTTCTCTCATACTCTTCGATTTTCGCAGCTAGCATTTCTCTGATGATAGCGCTAATCGATATGTTCCTTTCACGTGCGAGCTGGATGAGCTGATCACGCATTTCAGGAGTGACTCTAACACCAAAGTAGCAGTGCCTTATTTTATTCGATGCATGGACTGGTCTGTATCTAGTCGATCTGATACTCTTCATACAATCACCTAAGCACTTGATTTTTTTTCGTACATGTCCTATATGTATTAGTATAAATATTTTACGGTTATATCATACACGGTTTATAAAAGCCGTTTCTTTGAAATTTCTTTAGACATGTTATACTCCTTGAGCCGCGCTACATTTTCTCATAATTTTAGAGAAGTTCCTCCATGCACCACTTCAGATCAAAAGTCCTCTTTACCAGCTCAGTCGTTCCATATGATGTATGAATCCAGCTCTTTTGGTGCGTATCATCCTGATGGAATGCGCCAAAAACTATTTCATTCGACGAGTCGAATTAAAATCAAAAAAACATTCGAGACGACCGCTAGCGATCCTCACACGTGCACAAGTGCGTTGATATACCTGTGATATTCGTCAAAAATTTTTCGAAGTTCTCCACAGGCTCGATGAGAAAATTTTGGATAATGTGAATTCAAGTTGGCCGTAACACCCAGTGATCGCCGTCAAAGGATTCCTTCGGATCGCGGCCACGATTTTGCACCAACACGAATGCTGCAAGCTTCTTCAGACTCTCCATCACCACTGCAGGGGACGCACCGAGTTTTTGCGAGAGCTCGAATGCTGGAGCACCATGAGCTGCGCGGTTTTTGAGACATTCTATGATACGCATGTCCAGCTCGCTGAGATCTCCACGCCGCATGAGTTCCGAGATGCGATCATTCAAGCTTGCAGGTTCGGTGCTCGTCGCATCTCCTCCTCCGTCTCCAGGAGAGCCGCATCCCGCTCCTCCAGCTCCACCACCATCCCCACCCCTCCCCTCTACAGGTGCACCC of Methanomassiliicoccales archaeon contains these proteins:
- a CDS encoding bifunctional DNA primase/polymerase — protein: MNKTSASRSYKNIAVTSGYIKNADRTDANKSSNTVPTAFYGLGFVLIEAGKKYPPTEKGWQNKPHSFEKAQRWCKKGNIGILVNHPHAVLDLDHPDAVKDLQIPETTAWETRPGRLAYLVRWSESETEIAQILQGIGKKQDIAQIKLYRNGAHVGEIKLQRTYQVIPPSWKSVDGVRIDYKMVQDIPPATVSFKWLVEELQRLGISFSENNIGKARLDANIERLQNVQREVVLRADGLQKIAEDCLQTAIERGIAGCRNRTGFELACLLRNYGIDASTASEYMLRYQQAVRDRGDHEYTRDEALKSLKSAYQSDPPQKKVALKDQLLNEILETVELWHDGAGTGYVSFFINSGFASYPVKSAPFRHFLTRKFHDKFGKTPRKEDILSIVDLLDSIAASREVHKTYLRIAEHDNKIYIDLGRSDWKILEISAEGWKLVDRAPVRFIRHGRITPIPEPRRGGSWKNVIELLRLSDRESIILTLSWMLQAVWPHGPYVHLVLEGEQGSGKSILAQMLKLITDPSDNLLRRPPRDEEDLFVAARNERILSFDNLSGIQDWLSDALCCFSTGATYSKRQKYTDWEEAAISVRRPCVLNGIEAAPTRPDLLDRIITISLKPISSSDRRSEAELISAVESYLPEIWGLLADAASAGLRNRTRAKERLRGRLPRMADFAIWIAACEEVMPWDEGDFLEAYERNRSESMNTLIESDILASAVVELARQEALKERCFEGTATLLYEELTQVAGVDRSRPPKGWPANPNWMMR
- a CDS encoding ribbon-helix-helix protein, CopG family, with the translated sequence MKSIRSTRYRPVHASNKIRHCYFGVRVTPEMRDQLIQLARERNISISAIIREMLAAKIEEYERKGLTDASA